Proteins encoded in a region of the Stigmatella aurantiaca genome:
- a CDS encoding glutathione S-transferase family protein, which yields MKLYFAPRTRAVRARWLLEELGVPYELIQLDLARQENTTAAYLAVHPLGEVPALVDGDVTLGESLAICLHLADRFPEKSLAPRVGSAERGPYYQWMAFAEVSLDPEVMVFYRHAQRPEAEEALAKHRTRLAALLDVLQAGLGGREFLVGGTFTAADAVMASILHLAHTLKRLDGHPRLVEYVQRHTQRPAVRRAVSG from the coding sequence ATGAAGCTCTACTTTGCCCCTCGAACCCGGGCGGTGCGTGCCCGCTGGCTGTTGGAGGAACTCGGGGTGCCCTACGAGCTGATCCAGCTCGACCTCGCTCGACAGGAGAACACCACCGCCGCCTACCTGGCGGTGCATCCGCTGGGCGAAGTCCCTGCCCTGGTGGATGGGGACGTCACGCTGGGGGAATCGCTGGCCATCTGCCTCCATCTGGCCGACCGGTTCCCGGAGAAGAGCTTGGCGCCGCGGGTGGGCTCCGCGGAGCGCGGCCCCTATTACCAATGGATGGCCTTCGCCGAGGTGAGCCTCGACCCCGAAGTGATGGTGTTCTACAGGCACGCGCAGCGGCCCGAGGCGGAGGAGGCGCTCGCGAAGCACAGAACCCGGCTCGCGGCCCTGCTCGACGTCCTCCAGGCCGGCCTCGGCGGCAGGGAGTTCCTCGTGGGAGGGACGTTCACCGCCGCCGATGCCGTGATGGCGTCCATTCTCCACCTGGCCCACACGCTGAAGCGGCTCGACGGGCATCCGCGGCTGGTGGAGTACGTCCAGCGCCACACGCAGCGTCCGGCGGTGAGGAGGGCCGTCTCGGGGTGA
- a CDS encoding glutathione S-transferase family protein produces the protein MELWYAPTSPFARKVRIAAHELGLAGRLRLVEVNPWTDARLRALNPLSKVPTLVLDSGEVLYESGVLCEYLDSLAPEPHLFPSVGPPRWRALLLQGLADGANTAAGRLFAEERRPAHLRAEDMMDRFRQAIGAALHEMEPQALLTGPLSIGEVSAATLLGYLDFRWPERDWRASHPRLAAWFQQLDARPSMRETRHRLLAGG, from the coding sequence ATGGAGCTCTGGTACGCCCCCACCTCTCCCTTCGCGCGCAAGGTGCGCATCGCGGCGCACGAGCTCGGTCTGGCCGGGCGCCTTCGCCTGGTGGAGGTCAACCCCTGGACCGACGCCCGCCTGCGTGCCCTCAACCCGCTCTCCAAGGTGCCGACGCTGGTCCTCGACAGCGGCGAGGTCCTCTACGAGTCCGGCGTGCTCTGCGAGTACCTCGACAGCCTGGCCCCCGAGCCCCACCTGTTCCCCTCCGTGGGCCCGCCGAGGTGGCGCGCCCTCCTCCTGCAAGGCCTCGCCGACGGCGCCAACACCGCGGCCGGCCGCCTCTTCGCCGAAGAGCGGCGCCCGGCTCACCTGCGCGCCGAGGACATGATGGACCGGTTCCGGCAAGCCATCGGCGCCGCCCTTCACGAGATGGAACCGCAGGCCCTCCTCACGGGCCCCCTGAGCATCGGCGAGGTGTCGGCCGCTACGCTCCTGGGGTACCTCGACTTCCGCTGGCCGGAGCGCGACTGGCGCGCCTCCCATCCGCGCCTCGCCGCCTGGTTCCAACAGCTCGACGCCCGCCCCTCGATGCGCGAGACCCGCCACCGGCTCCTGGCGGGCGGCTGA
- a CDS encoding DUF7002 family protein, whose protein sequence is MTGIRAEAFSERFPLLFHMAEAGSWPSIQRHGLLSTSALLDLFEVRGERRRALEARHRPESVTLHHPRHGTAVIRDQKPMSDAGLLRSLSGGLSPADWYQLLNARVFFWVSHERLMKLLKARAYRDKRQTVLTVDTARLLALHEARVLLSPRNSGATKPFPWPRGPDTFLPMARYPFSFWDQKRKRKNPVAELTVTYAVPDIRDFVLRVEEYVGGQPDTLLFKAR, encoded by the coding sequence GTGACAGGCATTCGTGCGGAGGCCTTCTCCGAGCGTTTTCCCCTCCTCTTCCACATGGCGGAGGCAGGGAGCTGGCCGAGCATCCAGCGTCATGGGCTGCTGAGCACCTCGGCGCTCCTGGATCTCTTCGAGGTGAGGGGCGAGCGGCGGAGGGCGTTGGAAGCACGGCATCGGCCCGAGTCCGTCACGCTCCATCACCCCCGGCACGGGACCGCGGTCATTCGAGACCAGAAACCCATGAGTGACGCGGGGCTTCTGCGAAGTCTGAGCGGTGGGCTGTCTCCAGCGGATTGGTACCAGCTCCTCAACGCCAGGGTGTTCTTCTGGGTCAGCCACGAGCGGCTCATGAAGCTTCTCAAGGCCCGGGCGTACCGTGACAAGCGGCAGACGGTGCTGACGGTGGACACCGCGCGGCTGCTGGCCCTCCATGAGGCGCGTGTCCTGCTGTCGCCCCGCAACAGTGGGGCGACGAAGCCGTTCCCCTGGCCGCGTGGACCGGACACCTTCCTGCCGATGGCGCGGTACCCGTTCTCATTCTGGGACCAGAAGCGCAAGCGCAAGAATCCGGTGGCCGAGCTGACCGTCACCTATGCCGTGCCAGACATCCGGGACTTCGTGCTCCGCGTCGAGGAGTACGTAGGGGGCCAGCCAGACACGCTGCTCTTCAAGGCGCGGTGA
- a CDS encoding patatin-like phospholipase family protein — MSDDATPSPAPGSHGPLGPLALALSGGGYRAAAFHLGALRFLDRMDLLRDVVALSTVSGGTITGMAWTVSLLDGKPFQEFYETYASYLKRTNVIHEALEGLTAHREHGSHAWASLIRSAADVYARPDLLGDRRFGELLDTDKLPLQEVIFNTTEFHSGLDFRFRRSAQALAPLGNMQHRLPRSVAQHVRLADMVAASSCFPGGFEPLVFPQQFHWPPDYPLPAALQELGADFEHGLPLMDGGIYDNQGIDSLLLAFRADAPPALIISDVSTEVSEIYNVPKNPTRRGWVSLQGIYWMGWGLFVLAMVSALILAWNGASAARMGDWTWKDSFLYLVPSLLSAAVASGLFWVRRRLGDIDALLRKQVEVDAWPSFRKLTVNEFSQMLALRIGSLLALTSSVFMKRVRGLIFKNLYRTPAYAGRRISNLISKLCTNQPALFAEHPWMQPKPHLVQLGQQASQMPTTLWFTQDEQFVTVESAGEATLCYVLLRHILRHHKGLYETEGLPLAGLFGRLRKEWAVFNQEASASGGQPKGAA, encoded by the coding sequence ATGAGCGACGACGCGACACCGTCCCCGGCGCCGGGCTCCCATGGCCCGCTCGGCCCCCTTGCCCTGGCGCTCTCCGGAGGGGGCTACCGCGCAGCGGCCTTCCATCTCGGCGCGCTGCGATTCTTGGACCGCATGGACCTCCTGCGCGACGTCGTCGCGTTGTCCACCGTGTCTGGCGGCACCATCACCGGAATGGCATGGACCGTCAGCCTGCTCGACGGAAAACCCTTCCAGGAGTTCTACGAGACCTACGCCTCCTACTTGAAGCGGACGAACGTGATCCACGAGGCGCTGGAAGGACTGACCGCCCACCGGGAGCACGGCAGCCACGCGTGGGCCAGCCTCATCCGCTCCGCCGCGGACGTCTACGCGCGGCCGGACCTGCTCGGTGACCGCCGTTTCGGCGAGCTGCTCGACACGGACAAGCTCCCCCTGCAGGAGGTCATCTTCAACACCACCGAGTTCCATTCCGGGCTCGACTTCCGCTTCCGGCGCAGCGCCCAAGCCCTGGCGCCCCTGGGCAACATGCAACACCGGTTGCCCCGCTCCGTGGCGCAACACGTCCGTCTGGCGGACATGGTGGCCGCCTCCTCGTGCTTCCCTGGGGGGTTCGAGCCCCTGGTCTTCCCGCAGCAGTTCCACTGGCCGCCGGACTACCCGCTTCCGGCGGCGCTCCAGGAGCTGGGGGCGGACTTCGAGCATGGGCTGCCGTTGATGGATGGCGGCATCTACGACAATCAGGGGATCGACAGCCTGCTGCTCGCGTTCCGAGCCGACGCTCCCCCGGCCTTGATCATCTCGGATGTCAGCACGGAGGTGAGCGAGATCTACAACGTCCCCAAGAACCCGACGCGCCGGGGTTGGGTGTCGCTGCAGGGCATCTACTGGATGGGCTGGGGGCTGTTCGTGCTGGCGATGGTGTCCGCGCTCATCCTGGCCTGGAACGGAGCCTCCGCCGCGCGCATGGGCGACTGGACATGGAAGGACTCCTTCCTGTACCTCGTCCCGAGCCTCCTGAGCGCGGCCGTGGCCTCGGGGCTGTTCTGGGTCCGCCGCCGCCTGGGTGACATTGATGCCTTGCTCCGCAAGCAGGTGGAGGTGGACGCCTGGCCGTCATTCCGGAAGCTGACGGTGAACGAGTTCTCACAAATGCTGGCGCTGCGCATTGGCTCCCTGCTGGCACTGACTTCCAGCGTGTTCATGAAGCGGGTGCGGGGCCTCATCTTCAAGAACCTGTACCGGACCCCGGCGTATGCGGGACGGCGAATCTCGAACCTGATCTCCAAGCTCTGCACGAACCAACCCGCCCTGTTCGCCGAGCACCCCTGGATGCAGCCCAAGCCTCACCTCGTGCAGTTGGGACAGCAGGCCTCCCAGATGCCCACCACGCTCTGGTTCACCCAGGATGAACAGTTCGTGACGGTGGAGTCCGCCGGAGAGGCCACCCTCTGCTACGTGCTGCTGCGCCACATCCTCAGGCACCACAAGGGCCTGTACGAAACGGAAGGGCTCCCCCTCGCCGGCCTTTTCGGACGGCTCCGGAAGGAATGGGCGGTGTTCAATCAAGAGGCGTCTGCCTCCGGCGGCCAGCCCAAGGGGGCGGCTTGA
- a CDS encoding GNAT family N-acetyltransferase, with amino-acid sequence MRRSPGRRGGPKGTSLPPLHVEACATPDPALLLELQLRAIRHHGGEAYGPSELSAWCDAAREDAEAGLLRGFQTYVAHRGGHLVGYGCFSGEDGLIGALYVEGDQMGQGVGTALLAALEAAALAQRMRTLYVHASLNAVPFYRRRGFTALASNAYELPSGLQLAMVRMVKDLGG; translated from the coding sequence ATGCGACGCTCACCCGGCAGGCGCGGGGGCCCGAAGGGCACGTCCCTGCCACCGCTTCACGTCGAGGCGTGCGCCACGCCAGACCCCGCGCTGCTGCTCGAACTTCAGCTCCGGGCGATTCGTCATCACGGCGGCGAGGCGTACGGCCCGTCCGAGCTCAGCGCTTGGTGTGATGCCGCCCGGGAGGATGCCGAGGCCGGCCTGTTGCGCGGTTTCCAGACGTATGTCGCCCACCGTGGCGGCCACCTGGTGGGCTATGGCTGCTTCTCCGGAGAGGATGGCCTTATCGGCGCGCTTTACGTGGAAGGGGACCAGATGGGACAGGGGGTGGGGACGGCGTTGCTCGCCGCCCTGGAAGCGGCCGCCTTGGCGCAACGCATGCGGACGTTGTATGTCCATGCATCGCTCAATGCGGTCCCCTTTTATCGTCGGCGAGGCTTCACCGCCCTGGCCAGCAATGCCTACGAACTGCCCTCCGGCCTTCAGCTCGCGATGGTGCGGATGGTGAAGGACCTCGGCGGGTGA
- a CDS encoding LysR family transcriptional regulator, whose protein sequence is MVSPADMVLFAAVVREESFTRAARQLGLTKQTLSERIRKLEERLGVRLLERTTRRLRVTGAGATYYERCSAIAAQIDEANREVQQRQAEPTGLLRVSSPMLYGRRYLTPVISEYLARYPHARVELVLADRRVHLIEEGLDVAIHIGPLDDSSLVARKLGEGRVHFVASPRFLAKYGTPSARELRSARCIGFSAFETWEAEGVKSRIDPVLTVNDLELACEAAIAGVGIARVPDILCRDAVGDGRLKILFGPRPAMRRAIHVVYPSRVSLPSKVRLFVDALATLAEPRGPLPSGSRRKRS, encoded by the coding sequence ATGGTCTCACCCGCCGACATGGTGCTCTTCGCCGCGGTCGTCCGTGAGGAGAGCTTCACCCGGGCCGCGCGCCAGCTCGGCCTCACCAAACAGACGCTCAGCGAGCGCATCCGCAAGCTGGAGGAGCGGCTCGGGGTCCGGCTGCTGGAGCGGACGACGCGGCGCCTGCGGGTCACCGGGGCCGGAGCAACGTACTACGAGCGCTGCTCCGCCATCGCCGCGCAGATCGACGAGGCGAACCGTGAAGTGCAGCAGCGGCAGGCGGAGCCCACCGGCCTGCTTCGGGTCTCCTCGCCGATGCTCTACGGGCGGCGCTACCTAACCCCCGTGATTTCGGAGTACCTCGCCCGCTACCCCCACGCGCGGGTGGAGCTGGTGCTGGCGGACCGCCGCGTCCACCTCATCGAAGAGGGGCTGGATGTCGCGATTCACATCGGCCCGCTCGACGACTCGTCGCTCGTGGCGCGCAAGCTCGGCGAGGGGCGGGTCCATTTCGTCGCGAGCCCCCGCTTCCTGGCGAAGTACGGCACGCCAAGCGCCCGGGAGCTCCGCTCCGCGCGCTGCATTGGCTTCAGTGCGTTCGAGACCTGGGAAGCCGAGGGGGTGAAGTCTCGAATCGATCCAGTGCTGACCGTGAATGACCTCGAACTGGCGTGCGAGGCGGCGATCGCCGGGGTTGGCATTGCGCGCGTCCCGGACATCCTCTGCCGGGACGCCGTCGGTGACGGCCGGTTGAAGATCCTCTTCGGTCCCAGGCCCGCGATGCGCAGGGCCATCCACGTTGTCTACCCGAGCCGGGTGAGTCTTCCCTCAAAGGTCCGGCTCTTCGTGGATGCCCTGGCAACGCTGGCCGAGCCGAGGGGTCCGCTGCCCAGCGGCTCGCGGCGAAAGCGTTCGTGA